One genomic window of Deinococcus arcticus includes the following:
- the fdhF gene encoding formate dehydrogenase subunit alpha, giving the protein MGQRDVPNGAQLRSVVGPARPPQGRAVSIQVDGVAWAAHEGEPLVEVVNRARTELAQVCYHPQLGPVQTCDTCVVEVDGALARACGTPVQAGQVVRTQTQAARAAQRDAYDRLVANHDLYCTVCDNNNGNCTVHNTLSLLAPAHQTRPFQPKGFPVDDSNPFYRYDPDQCILCGRCVEACQNVQVQETLSIHWEAGQPRVLWDGGRAINESSCVSCGHCVTVCPCNALMEKSMLGEAGLFTGLPLPVWNAATAVVKGLEASTGLQPITAISEIEAAARRGSVAQTKTVCTYCGVGCTFDVWTKDRQILKVEPGPGPANGISTCVKGKFGWDYVNSPGRLSTPLIREATGFREASWDEALDLVASRLEGIRAAHGPDALAFVASSKSTNEDIFLVQKFARQVIGTNNVDNCSRYCQSPATKGLSQTVGIGGDSGTIHDIEQASLVVIIGSNTAESHPVLATRVKRAQKLGRTRVIVFDLREHEMARRADQFIRPKPGTDFVWISAVCRFILDHGLEDRAFLDARVGGLDEYRASLAAYTLAAAEAETGIPTATLEALARQMAAAEGLCILWAMGVTQQCGGSDTSAAISNLLLLTGNYGRTGTGAYPLRGHNNVQGAGDMGAMPDQVSGYQATTDPLAVARHEREWGVTLRPERGLDNTQLMDAALSGQLKGLWITGEEMSLTDANVNHLARGFEALDFLVVQDLYFTHTARYADVVLPAAASLEKEGTFTSTERRIQRLYRVMEPLKGTRADWEIYQAVAQRLGANWTYTHPADIMAEIARLTPFYAGVTYERLSGYGSLCWPVAEDGTDTPLLYEERFHFPDGKARLKAATYQPRTSAPNAEYDLHLNSGRLLEHFHEGNMTFQVPGLRQKVPDTFVEVSPELAAERGLDSGRWVRLVSPHGAVRVRALVTGRVRGNELYLPMNARHAEAAVNRLTGSGGDRQTNTPAYKDTSVRLEILPEVGENPLPRGNPRWGHPTPQPGVEVARKWARPDYVFPGRALAGHGNSLNARTDRLGADDGPDTP; this is encoded by the coding sequence ATGGGGCAAAGAGACGTACCAAACGGCGCGCAGCTTCGTTCGGTGGTGGGCCCCGCCCGGCCGCCGCAGGGGCGGGCGGTCAGCATTCAGGTGGACGGCGTGGCCTGGGCAGCCCACGAGGGCGAGCCCCTGGTGGAGGTGGTCAACCGGGCGCGCACCGAGCTGGCGCAGGTGTGTTACCACCCGCAACTGGGGCCCGTGCAGACCTGCGACACCTGCGTGGTGGAGGTGGACGGGGCACTGGCGCGGGCCTGCGGCACCCCGGTCCAGGCCGGGCAGGTGGTGCGCACCCAGACCCAGGCGGCCCGCGCCGCCCAGCGCGACGCCTACGACCGGCTGGTGGCCAACCACGACCTGTACTGCACGGTGTGCGACAACAACAACGGCAACTGCACGGTGCACAACACGCTGAGCCTGCTGGCCCCGGCCCACCAGACCCGGCCCTTTCAGCCCAAGGGCTTTCCGGTGGACGACTCCAATCCCTTCTACCGCTACGACCCGGACCAGTGCATCCTGTGTGGGCGCTGCGTGGAGGCGTGCCAGAACGTGCAGGTGCAAGAAACCCTGAGCATCCACTGGGAGGCCGGGCAGCCCCGGGTGCTGTGGGACGGCGGGCGCGCCATCAACGAGTCCAGCTGCGTGTCGTGCGGTCACTGCGTCACCGTGTGCCCCTGCAACGCCCTGATGGAAAAGAGCATGCTGGGCGAGGCCGGGCTGTTCACGGGCCTGCCCCTGCCGGTGTGGAACGCGGCCACGGCGGTGGTCAAGGGCCTGGAAGCCAGCACCGGCCTGCAGCCCATCACGGCCATTTCCGAGATCGAGGCGGCGGCGCGGCGCGGCTCTGTGGCGCAGACCAAGACCGTCTGCACCTACTGCGGGGTGGGCTGCACCTTTGACGTGTGGACCAAGGACCGTCAGATTCTGAAGGTGGAACCGGGGCCGGGCCCCGCCAACGGCATCTCTACCTGCGTGAAGGGGAAATTCGGCTGGGACTATGTGAACAGTCCTGGGCGCCTGAGCACCCCGCTGATCCGGGAAGCCACCGGCTTTCGGGAAGCCAGCTGGGACGAGGCGCTGGATCTGGTGGCCAGCCGCCTGGAGGGCATTCGCGCGGCGCACGGCCCCGACGCCCTGGCCTTTGTGGCCAGCAGCAAGAGCACCAATGAGGACATCTTCCTGGTGCAGAAGTTCGCCCGGCAGGTGATTGGGACGAACAACGTGGACAACTGCTCGCGCTACTGCCAGTCGCCCGCCACCAAGGGACTCTCGCAGACCGTGGGGATCGGCGGGGACAGCGGCACCATTCACGACATCGAACAGGCCAGTCTGGTGGTCATTATCGGCAGCAACACCGCTGAGAGCCACCCTGTGCTGGCCACCCGGGTCAAGCGCGCGCAGAAGCTGGGCCGCACGCGGGTGATTGTCTTTGATCTGCGCGAGCACGAGATGGCCCGCCGCGCCGATCAGTTCATCCGGCCGAAACCGGGCACCGATTTTGTCTGGATCAGCGCCGTGTGCCGGTTCATTCTGGACCACGGCCTGGAGGACCGGGCGTTTCTGGACGCGCGGGTGGGTGGCCTGGACGAATACCGCGCCTCGCTGGCCGCCTACACCCTGGCCGCCGCCGAGGCCGAGACCGGCATTCCGACCGCCACCCTGGAGGCCCTGGCCCGCCAGATGGCGGCGGCCGAGGGCCTGTGCATCCTGTGGGCCATGGGGGTCACGCAGCAGTGCGGCGGCAGCGACACCAGCGCCGCCATCAGCAACCTGCTGCTGCTCACAGGCAACTATGGCCGCACCGGCACCGGGGCCTATCCCCTGCGCGGGCACAACAACGTGCAGGGGGCGGGCGATATGGGCGCCATGCCCGATCAGGTCAGCGGGTACCAGGCCACCACCGACCCCCTGGCCGTGGCGCGCCACGAGCGCGAATGGGGCGTGACGCTGCGCCCCGAACGCGGGCTGGACAACACCCAGCTGATGGACGCGGCACTTTCCGGCCAGCTCAAAGGGCTGTGGATCACGGGCGAGGAGATGAGCCTGACCGACGCCAACGTGAACCATCTGGCGCGGGGCTTTGAGGCCCTGGACTTCCTGGTGGTGCAGGACCTGTATTTCACCCACACGGCCCGCTACGCCGATGTGGTGCTGCCTGCCGCCGCCTCGCTGGAAAAGGAGGGCACCTTTACCAGCACCGAGCGGCGCATTCAGCGCCTGTACCGCGTGATGGAACCCCTGAAGGGCACCAGGGCCGACTGGGAGATCTATCAGGCCGTGGCGCAGCGTCTGGGCGCGAACTGGACCTATACCCACCCCGCCGACATCATGGCCGAGATTGCCCGCCTGACCCCCTTCTACGCCGGCGTGACCTACGAACGCCTCTCGGGCTACGGCTCGCTGTGCTGGCCGGTCGCTGAAGACGGCACCGACACCCCGCTGCTGTATGAGGAGCGCTTTCACTTCCCGGACGGCAAGGCCCGCCTGAAGGCCGCCACCTACCAGCCCCGCACATCTGCCCCGAACGCCGAGTACGACCTGCACCTGAACAGCGGCCGCCTGCTGGAGCACTTTCACGAGGGCAACATGACCTTTCAGGTGCCGGGGCTACGCCAGAAGGTGCCGGACACCTTCGTGGAGGTAAGCCCTGAACTGGCCGCCGAGCGCGGGCTGGACAGCGGGAGGTGGGTGCGGCTGGTCAGCCCCCACGGGGCCGTGCGGGTGCGGGCGCTGGTCACCGGACGGGTGCGGGGCAACGAGCTGTACCTGCCCATGAACGCCCGCCACGCCGAGGCGGCCGTGAACCGCCTGACCGGCAGCGGCGGCGACCGCCAGACCAACACCCCGGCCTACAAGGACACCAGCGTGCGCCTGGAGATCCTGCCCGAGGTGGGCGAGAACCCGTTGCCCCGGGGCAATCCGCGCTGGGGCCACCCCACCCCGCAGCCGGGCGTGGAGGTAGCGCGCAAGTGGGCCCGGCCCGACTACGTGTTTCCCGGCCGCGCCCTGGCCGGGCATGGCAACAGCCTGAACGCCCGCACTGACCGCCTGGGCGCCGACGACGGGCCAGACACACCCTAG
- a CDS encoding DUF1641 domain-containing protein translates to MAKPLDYVPQPPTAQQRLHAEVQDSTEALLEGLALLRALHDHGVLDVLGRTVRGGEGLSAALLQGLGSPGGTRALRNVAELTRTLGTLDPREVGLLGHALSTGLNEGARHVALGRGLGLGELLTLLKDRDVQVALGAIFALLKGMGRALREAGDAEPSAHPAEVGR, encoded by the coding sequence ATGGCCAAGCCGCTGGACTACGTCCCCCAACCGCCCACTGCCCAGCAGCGCCTGCACGCAGAGGTTCAGGATTCCACCGAGGCCCTGCTGGAGGGGCTGGCCCTGCTGCGCGCCCTGCACGACCACGGCGTGCTGGACGTACTGGGCCGCACCGTGCGCGGCGGCGAGGGCCTGAGCGCCGCGCTGCTGCAGGGCCTGGGCAGCCCCGGCGGCACCCGGGCCCTGCGCAACGTGGCCGAACTGACCCGGACCCTGGGCACCCTGGACCCACGCGAGGTGGGCCTGCTGGGCCACGCCCTGAGCACTGGCCTGAACGAGGGCGCGCGCCACGTGGCCCTGGGCCGGGGGCTGGGCCTGGGCGAACTGCTGACGCTCCTCAAAGACCGCGACGTGCAGGTGGCCCTGGGAGCGATCTTCGCGCTCCTGAAGGGCATGGGCCGCGCCCTGCGCGAGGCCGGGGACGCCGAGCCCAGCGCCCACCCGGCCGAGGTGGGGCGCTGA
- a CDS encoding formate dehydrogenase accessory sulfurtransferase FdhD, translating to MRFPAGQAHQDAVAQEEPLELRLPTPDGPLPLGVLMRTPGHDRELLLGWLVAEGLLPDEFALEADPDSPNLWHLRTPDPAALALRARLTVSSSACGVCGTGSIEALLGRAPAPGWTAGPLSAARLVTLPERLRAAQPGFARTGGLHGAGLFTPGGTLRAAFEDVGRHNAVDKVVGWAQERGLLPLTDHVLVVSSRAGFEIVQKAVAAGLGVVVAVGAATTLAVDTAAAFGVTLCGFAREGRLTVYAGAERVRP from the coding sequence GTGCGCTTTCCGGCGGGGCAGGCGCACCAGGACGCCGTGGCCCAGGAAGAACCGCTGGAACTGCGGCTGCCCACCCCGGACGGCCCGCTGCCCCTGGGCGTGCTGATGCGCACGCCGGGCCATGACCGCGAACTGCTGCTGGGCTGGCTGGTGGCCGAGGGCCTGCTGCCGGACGAGTTTGCGCTGGAGGCCGACCCGGACAGCCCCAACCTCTGGCACCTGCGCACGCCGGACCCTGCGGCGCTGGCCCTGCGCGCCCGGCTGACGGTGTCGTCCAGTGCCTGTGGCGTGTGCGGCACCGGCAGCATCGAGGCGCTGCTGGGGCGGGCCCCGGCGCCGGGCTGGACCGCCGGGCCCCTGAGCGCCGCGCGGCTGGTCACCCTGCCCGAGCGCCTGCGCGCCGCCCAGCCCGGCTTTGCCCGGACCGGCGGCCTGCACGGTGCGGGGTTGTTTACCCCCGGGGGCACGCTGCGGGCCGCCTTTGAGGACGTGGGGCGCCACAATGCGGTGGACAAGGTGGTGGGCTGGGCGCAGGAACGCGGCCTCCTGCCGCTGACGGACCACGTCCTGGTGGTGAGCAGCCGCGCCGGATTTGAGATTGTGCAGAAGGCGGTGGCGGCAGGGCTGGGCGTGGTGGTGGCGGTGGGCGCGGCCACCACCCTGGCCGTGGACACGGCCGCCGCCTTCGGCGTGACCCTGTGCGGCTTTGCCCGCGAAGGCCGCCTGACCGTGTACGCCGGCGCCGAGCGGGTGCGCCCATGA
- a CDS encoding class-III pyridoxal-phosphate-dependent aminotransferase: MCALPPGFISTRDVLDERLTGPDVRRLELAHGNEELLYGLDVLGLAGPFSRVTPWELEDERGVRRINASGYAAMPFGEMPPAITAFMQEFLQKNRAMSLPQQSSGPWRAALQANLVRLLARELPSHAQSQVFFCSSGTEAIEGALKFAKAWRPRAKFQISFASGYHGKTLGSLSLTPNPEYQDIFRPLIPGALTSPYGDLDALAALIRRVGPDNVTCVVVEPIQGEGGVNIPPPGFLRGLGELCRRHGIPVIADEIQTGLGRTGHWFESAAQGLDPDIITLAKPLGGGMTAVGATIVRAPIYKKMLGGLSSKRHSNTFGGGALAMAVGLKSLEYLLEHNLPERSRTLGAQGLARLQAVQRRFPGLLEDVRGQGLLLAMQFRPMLGVPLPGALKEILFEATAILALRELHGAGVMANLSLSSKRTVRLTPALDMPQDVFVTLMDRVEAFAQTHPHARDLLLKTPPQVTARLASFAARSPKKRTPSDG, translated from the coding sequence ATGTGTGCCCTGCCCCCCGGTTTTATTTCCACACGCGACGTGCTGGACGAGCGCTTGACCGGCCCCGACGTGCGCCGCCTGGAACTGGCGCACGGCAACGAGGAACTGCTGTATGGCCTGGACGTGCTGGGGCTGGCCGGGCCGTTTTCGCGTGTGACTCCCTGGGAGTTAGAAGACGAGCGCGGCGTGCGGCGCATCAACGCCAGCGGGTACGCGGCCATGCCCTTTGGCGAAATGCCCCCGGCCATCACCGCCTTTATGCAGGAGTTCCTGCAGAAGAACCGCGCCATGAGTCTGCCGCAGCAGTCCAGCGGGCCCTGGCGCGCGGCGCTGCAGGCCAATCTGGTGCGGCTGCTGGCCCGCGAATTGCCCAGCCACGCGCAGAGTCAGGTGTTTTTCTGCTCCAGCGGCACCGAGGCCATTGAGGGCGCCCTGAAGTTCGCCAAGGCGTGGCGCCCGCGCGCCAAGTTCCAGATTTCCTTTGCCAGCGGCTACCACGGCAAGACCCTGGGCAGCCTGAGCCTGACCCCCAACCCCGAATACCAGGACATCTTCCGGCCCCTGATTCCCGGCGCCCTGACCAGCCCCTACGGTGACCTGGACGCGCTGGCGGCCCTGATTCGCCGCGTGGGCCCGGACAACGTGACCTGCGTGGTGGTGGAACCCATTCAGGGCGAGGGGGGCGTGAATATTCCCCCGCCCGGCTTTCTGCGCGGCCTGGGCGAGCTGTGCCGCCGCCACGGCATTCCTGTCATTGCCGATGAAATCCAGACGGGCCTGGGCCGCACCGGCCACTGGTTCGAGTCGGCGGCGCAGGGGCTGGACCCGGACATCATCACGCTGGCCAAGCCGCTGGGCGGCGGCATGACGGCGGTGGGCGCCACCATTGTGCGCGCGCCCATCTACAAGAAGATGCTGGGCGGCCTGAGCAGCAAGCGCCACAGCAACACCTTTGGCGGCGGCGCGCTGGCCATGGCGGTGGGCCTGAAGAGCCTGGAATACCTGCTGGAGCACAACCTGCCGGAGCGCAGCCGCACCCTGGGCGCCCAGGGGCTGGCCCGGCTGCAGGCGGTGCAGCGCCGCTTTCCGGGCCTGCTGGAAGACGTGCGCGGGCAGGGGCTGCTGCTGGCCATGCAGTTTCGCCCCATGCTGGGGGTGCCGCTGCCCGGCGCCCTGAAAGAAATCCTGTTTGAAGCCACCGCCATCCTGGCCCTGCGCGAGCTGCACGGCGCGGGCGTGATGGCCAACCTGTCCCTGAGCAGCAAGCGCACCGTGCGCCTGACCCCCGCCCTGGACATGCCCCAGGACGTGTTTGTCACCCTGATGGACCGCGTGGAAGCGTTTGCCCAGACGCACCCCCATGCCCGCGACCTGCTGCTCAAGACCCCGCCTCAGGTCACGGCGCGCCTCGCCAGTTTTGCGGCCAGAAGCCCGAAGAAGCGCACGCCGAGTGATGGATAA
- a CDS encoding rhodanese-like domain-containing protein, with amino-acid sequence MSLPDGVTLIDLRPAALRAAEPLAALTPAPVRVLSLDEIEAGTHGLSPAHGPLLVLCERGVRSGLAAQYLRADGLDAQAYPGGVPALQAGQG; translated from the coding sequence ATGTCCCTGCCTGACGGCGTGACCCTCATTGACCTGCGCCCGGCGGCCCTGCGCGCAGCCGAGCCGCTGGCCGCCCTGACCCCGGCGCCGGTGCGGGTGCTGAGCCTGGACGAGATCGAGGCGGGCACGCACGGCCTGAGCCCGGCGCACGGCCCGCTGCTGGTGCTCTGCGAACGCGGCGTGCGCTCCGGGCTGGCAGCCCAGTACCTGCGCGCCGATGGCTTGGACGCTCAGGCGTACCCGGGGGGGGTGCCGGCGCTGCAGGCGGGACAGGGCTAG
- a CDS encoding rhodanese-like domain-containing protein — MEDVTPQEGQRRVQAGALLVDVREQNEYDEVRAHGAQLLPLSEFEARHSELPRDRELVMICRSGARSARAGEFLKAQGYTQVVNLAGGTMAWVNDGLPHTQGQTEQG, encoded by the coding sequence ATGGAAGATGTCACCCCCCAGGAAGGGCAGCGCCGCGTGCAGGCGGGGGCGCTGCTTGTGGATGTGCGAGAGCAGAACGAATACGACGAGGTGCGTGCCCACGGCGCGCAACTGCTGCCCCTGAGCGAATTTGAAGCCCGCCACAGCGAACTGCCGCGCGACCGTGAACTGGTCATGATCTGCCGCAGCGGCGCCCGCAGCGCCCGCGCCGGGGAATTCCTGAAAGCGCAGGGCTACACGCAGGTGGTCAACCTGGCGGGCGGCACCATGGCCTGGGTGAACGATGGTCTGCCCCACACGCAGGGCCAGACGGAGCAGGGCTGA
- a CDS encoding metal-sulfur cluster assembly factor, which produces MDAEQTPAVASELPTETQVLEALKIVKDPEIPVNVVDLGLIYGVDVQEGGQVDITMTLTSVGCPVQDLIRADAEMAVGRLDGVSGVNVEFVWTPPWGPDKMSEDGKRQMRMFGFNV; this is translated from the coding sequence ATGGACGCCGAACAGACCCCAGCTGTGGCGAGCGAGCTGCCCACCGAAACCCAGGTGCTCGAAGCCCTGAAGATCGTTAAGGACCCGGAAATTCCCGTCAATGTGGTGGACCTGGGCCTGATCTATGGCGTGGACGTGCAGGAAGGCGGCCAGGTGGACATCACCATGACGCTCACCAGCGTGGGCTGCCCCGTGCAGGACCTGATCCGCGCCGACGCCGAGATGGCCGTGGGCCGACTGGACGGCGTGAGCGGCGTGAACGTGGAATTCGTCTGGACTCCACCCTGGGGCCCCGACAAGATGAGCGAGGACGGCAAGCGCCAGATGCGGATGTTCGGCTTCAACGTGTAA